One genomic segment of Panicum virgatum strain AP13 chromosome 2N, P.virgatum_v5, whole genome shotgun sequence includes these proteins:
- the LOC120662852 gene encoding aspartic proteinase nepenthesin-1-like, translating to MACRPALLTLAAAVIGLLPAVTSATSPLGFRATITRARQYPGNYSAAARRDGRRLASLSNAAAGGARTSTGTSSRGRGLLQALVENGAGAYHMTLSIGTPPLAFPAILDTGSDLTWTQCAPCTACFAQPTPLYDPAASSTSSRLPCASPPCQALPSAFRACNATGCAYDYRYTVGFTAGYLAADTLALGGASFPGVAFGCSAASGGDMDSASGIVGLGRGALSLVSQLGVGRFSYCLRSDADAGASPILFGSLANVTGGRVQSTPLIQSPVARRGPYYYVNLTGVTVGATDLPVTFGFTATGAGGVIVDSGTTFTYLAEAGYAMVRQAFLSQASGLETVSGAPYDFDLCFAAGAAAAAVPVPRLVLRFAGGAAYAVPRRSYFDAVDERGSVACLLVLPTRGVSVIGNVMQMDLHVLYDLDGGTFSFAPADCASL from the coding sequence ATGGCGTGCAGACCTGCTCTGCTCACGCTCGCTGCTGCAGTCATCGGCCTCCTCCCGGCGGTGACTTCCGCGACGAGTCCTCTCGGTTTCCGCGCCACCATCACCCGCGCGCGCCAGTATCCCGGCAACTACTCCGCCGCGGCACGCCGCGACGGGCGCCGCCTCGCGTCCCTCTCCAACGCGGCCGCGGGAggcgcgcgcacgagcacggGCACCTCCTCTCGTGGGCGTGGCCTCCTCCAGGCGCTGGTCGAGAACGGCGCGGGGGCGTACCACATGACCCTGTCCATCggcacgccgccgctcgccttccCGGCCATCCTCGACACCGGCAGCGACCTCACCTGGACGCAGTGCGCGCCGTGCACCGCGTGCTTCGCGCAGCCGACGCCGCTGTACGACCCGGCCGCGTCCTCCACGTCCTCGAGGCTCCCCTGCGCGAGCCCCCCGTGCCAGGCGCTGCCGAGCGCCTTCCGCGCGTGCAACGCCACGGGCTGCGCCTACGACTACCGCTACACCGTCGGGTTCACCGCCGGGTACCTCGCCGCGGACACGCTCGCCCTCGGCGGCGCCTCGTTCCCCGGCGTCGCGTTCGGGtgcagcgcggcgagcggcggggacATGGACAGCGCCTCGGGCATCGTGGGGCTCGGGCGCGGCGCCCTGTCCCTCGTGTCGCAGCTCGGCGTCGGCCGGTTCTCGTACTGCCTCCGCTCCGACGCGGACGCCGGCGCCAGCCCGATCTTGTTCGGATCCCTGGCGAACGTGACCGGCGGCAGGGTGCAGTCCACGCCGCTGATCCAGAGCCCCGTGGCGCGACGCGGCCCGTACTACTACGTCAACCTCACCGGCGTCACGGTCGGTGCGACCGACCTCCCCGTCACGTTCGGGTTCACGGCGACCGGCGCGGGCGGGGTGATCGTGGACTCCGGCACGACCTTCACGTACCTCGCGGAGGCGGGGTACGCGATGGTGAGGCAGGCGTTCCTGTCGCAGGCGTCCGGCCTAGAGACGGTGAGCGGCGCGCCGTACGACTTCGACCTCTGCTTCGCCGCtggtgccgcggccgccgccgtgcccgtgccgAGGCTGGTGCTGCGcttcgcgggcggcgcggcgtacGCCGTGCCGCGGCGGAGCTACTTCGACGCCGTGGACGAGCGCGGGAGCGTGGCGTGCCTGCTGGTGCTGCCGACGAGGGGCGTGTCCGTGATAGGCAACGTGATGCAGATGGACCTGCACGTGCTCTACGATCTCGACGGCGGGACCTTCTCCTTCGCGCCGGCGGATTGCGCTAGCCTTTGA
- the LOC120658957 gene encoding aspartic proteinase nepenthesin-1-like, with protein MTSPIVPSLMASKRWLLLCLLLPLPFFAVPSNPGRVIRLDLTHVDARGPLAGAGRVRRAADRSHRRVNGLLAAATPPSAPTLRSDGGGAGAATAAAAVHASTATYLVDLAIGTPPLALTAVLDTGSDLIWTQCDAPCRRCFPQPAPLYAPARSATYANVSCGSKLCEALPLTPRSSRCSAPEPGCAYYYSYGDGSSTGGVLATDAFTFGSAATVHGLAFGCGTDNLGGTDNSSGLVGMGRGPLSLVSQLGVTRFSYCFTPFNDTTTSSPLFLSSSARLSPAAKSTPFLPNPAGPRRGSYYYLSLEGITVGDTLLPIGGVPGHRGGLIIDSGTTFTALEERALVVLARAVAARVALPLATGAHLGLSLCFAAPDGRGPEAVGVPRLVLHFDGADMELPRTSVVVEDRVAGVACLGMVSARGMSVLGSMQQQNMHILYDIERGVLSFEPANCGEV; from the coding sequence ATGACCAGTCCCATCGTGCCCTCTCTAATGGCCTCCAAGCGATGGCTACTCCTCTGCCTGCTGCTCCCGTTGCCGTTCTTCGCCGTCCCCAGCAACCCAGGCCGTGTCATCCGCCTCGATCTGACGCACGTCGACGCCCGCGGGCCCCTCGCTGGGGCCGGCcgcgtccgccgcgccgccgaccggAGCCACCGCCGGGTGaacggcctcctcgccgcggccacgccgccctccgcgccgACGCTGCGgagcgacggcggtggcgccggcgctgccacggcggcggcggccgttcacgCGAGCACGGCGACGTACCTCGTCGACCTCGCCATCggcacgccgccgctcgcgctcaCGGCCGTGCTCGACACGGGCAGCGACCTCATCTGGACGCAGTGCGACGCGCCGTGCCGGAGGTGCTTCCCGCAGCCCGCGCCGCTGTACGCACCGGCAAGGTCCGCGACCTACGCCAACGTCTCGTGCGGCTCCAAGCTCTGCGAGGCGCTACCCCTGACCCCGAGGTCCTCCCGCTGCtcggcgccggagccgggcTGCGCGTACTACTACTCCTACGGCGACGGCAGCTCCACCGGCGGCGTCCTCGCCACGGACGCGTTCACGTTCGGCTCGGCCGCCACCGTCCACGGCCTCGCCTTCGGGTGCGGCACCGACAACCTCGGCGGGACGGACAACTCCTCGGGCCTGGTCGGGATGGGGCGTGGCCCGCTGTCGCTGGTGTCCCAGCTCGGCGTCACCAGGTTCTCCTACTGCTTCACGCCCTTCAACGACACGACGACGTCGAGCCCTCTGTTCCTGAGCTCGTCCGCGCGCCTCTCACCCGCCGCCAAGTCCACGCCGTTCCTGCCGAACCCGGCCGGCCCGCGGCGGGGCTCCTACTACTACCTCTCGCTCGAAGGGATCACCGTCGGCGACACGCTGCTGCCGATCGGCGGTGTTCCAGGTCACCGCGGCGGGCTCATCATCGACTCCGGCACGACGTTCACGGCGCTGGAGGAGCGCGCGCTCGTGGTCCTGGCGCGCGCCGTCGCGGCACGCGTGGCGCTGCCGCTCGCCACCGGCGCGCACCTGGGCCTCAGCCTCTGCTTCGCGGCGCCCGATGGGCGGGGACCCGAGGCCGTGGGCGTGCCGCGACTGGTGCTCCACTTCGACGGCGCCGACATGGAGCTGCCCCGGACGAGCGTCGTGGTGGAGGACAGGGTCGCCGGGGTGGCGTGCCTCGGGATGGTGAGCGCGCGGGGGATGTCGGTGCTCGgcagcatgcagcagcagaacATGCACATCCTGTACGACATCGAGAGGGGCGTCTTGTCCTTCGAGCCCGCCAACTGCGGCGAGGTCTAG